A single region of the Leptolyngbyaceae cyanobacterium genome encodes:
- a CDS encoding DUF6761 family protein: protein MIILVEKAKKLAGFAPLFSICVNTKRFQYKTMLQDAQTIRHYQKLTDALVDMWNRGYRYDSLRLYLDGYLAALRHANAMEPYRIHRLEEEATRYIYDPSNFEMPQPQPETEYY, encoded by the coding sequence GTGATTATTTTAGTGGAAAAAGCCAAAAAATTAGCTGGCTTTGCTCCTTTGTTCTCAATTTGTGTTAATACTAAACGATTTCAATACAAGACCATGCTCCAGGATGCTCAAACTATCCGCCACTATCAAAAACTAACCGATGCCTTGGTTGATATGTGGAATCGAGGCTACAGATACGATAGTTTGCGGTTATATTTAGACGGTTATTTAGCAGCACTGCGCCATGCTAACGCGATGGAACCCTATCGCATCCATCGTTTAGAAGAGGAAGCTACGCGCTATATCTACGATCCTTCAAACTTTGAAATGCCACAACCTCAACCAGAAACTGAATATTACTAG
- a CDS encoding BolA family transcriptional regulator produces the protein MITPEQVKAMIEAELPDAQVQVQDLTGGGDHYQVTVVSSSFKGKGLVQQHQMVYGALKQAMSSEAIHALALKTSVPQAS, from the coding sequence ATGATTACCCCAGAGCAAGTTAAAGCTATGATCGAGGCGGAATTGCCTGACGCGCAAGTTCAGGTACAAGACTTGACTGGCGGTGGCGACCACTATCAAGTGACTGTAGTTTCTTCCTCGTTTAAAGGCAAGGGGCTTGTTCAGCAACACCAAATGGTTTACGGTGCGCTAAAACAAGCTATGTCTTCAGAAGCCATACACGCCTTGGCGCTGAAAACCTCAGTTCCTCAAGCTTCTTAA
- the tadA gene encoding tRNA adenosine(34) deaminase TadA, producing MIIDHPEYLKHRKWMSHALKLAQAAGEAGEIPVGAVIIDSKDNLIAEGENRKERDKDPTAHAEILAIRSASKALQDWHLNQCTLYVTLEPCPMCAGAIVQARVGTLVYGVDDPKTGTIRTVANIPDSACSNHRLLVLGGILESACRHQLQTWFAKKRQPSLQEIKMKKQS from the coding sequence ATGATCATCGACCATCCAGAATATCTCAAACACCGAAAATGGATGAGCCACGCCTTAAAACTGGCACAAGCAGCAGGTGAAGCGGGAGAAATCCCAGTAGGAGCGGTAATTATTGACAGTAAAGATAATCTAATTGCAGAAGGGGAAAATCGGAAAGAACGAGACAAAGACCCCACCGCCCATGCAGAAATTCTCGCCATTCGTTCTGCTAGCAAGGCTTTACAAGATTGGCATCTCAACCAATGTACCCTCTATGTTACGCTGGAACCTTGTCCCATGTGTGCGGGTGCGATCGTCCAAGCAAGAGTTGGTACATTAGTTTATGGAGTGGACGATCCGAAAACTGGCACAATTCGTACCGTAGCAAATATTCCCGATAGCGCCTGTTCCAATCACCGATTATTAGTACTTGGTGGTATCTTAGAATCTGCCTGTCGCCATCAACTGCAAACTTGGTTTGCTAAGAAAAGGCAGCCAAGCTTGCAGGAAATAAAAATGAAAAAGCAAAGTTAG
- the hpsN gene encoding hormogonium polysaccharide biosynthesis glycosyltransferase HpsN: MNSPLISVIIPTYAREEPLRDTLSDIVQQDYPNFEVLVVDQTAKHQPETQAYLEELSAANKIKWFRVDWASLPGARNYGVRRSIGEIILFIDDDVKLSPGFLAAHARNFLENPDVGAVAGRVLDRMKLAESEEGLTIEYLPPEALDPGIGWYYLNLVHTVKPQQVLTARGCNMSFRREIFDKHGLWFDERFRGSAVREESDFCLRFRKTGYKIWYDPEAYLVHLGEETGGCHDISTRTVKYQITFYHNHFLMGLKNLTSFQAIRLFWRVYQYQVLGLPPSTKKSSLSIALARTVSYKLGFLSALKTLIQSLWDDGQIYSRMDR, translated from the coding sequence ATGAATTCACCTCTAATTTCAGTAATTATTCCTACTTATGCTCGTGAAGAGCCTTTGCGCGATACTCTTTCAGATATAGTGCAGCAAGACTATCCAAATTTTGAAGTTTTAGTGGTAGATCAAACTGCCAAACATCAACCAGAAACTCAAGCTTATTTAGAAGAATTATCAGCGGCTAATAAAATTAAATGGTTTCGAGTTGATTGGGCGAGTTTACCAGGTGCGCGTAACTATGGAGTGCGAAGATCTATTGGAGAAATTATTTTATTTATTGATGATGATGTCAAACTATCACCAGGATTTTTAGCGGCTCACGCTCGTAATTTTTTGGAAAATCCGGATGTGGGAGCAGTAGCTGGGCGTGTCTTAGATCGAATGAAATTAGCTGAATCTGAAGAAGGTTTAACAATTGAATATTTGCCGCCAGAAGCTTTAGATCCCGGTATTGGTTGGTATTACTTGAATTTAGTTCATACCGTTAAACCACAGCAAGTTCTAACAGCTAGGGGCTGCAATATGTCTTTTCGGCGAGAGATTTTTGATAAGCATGGATTGTGGTTTGATGAACGTTTTCGCGGTAGCGCAGTCAGGGAAGAGTCAGATTTTTGCCTTAGATTCCGTAAGACTGGATATAAGATTTGGTACGATCCAGAAGCTTATTTAGTTCATTTAGGTGAAGAAACTGGAGGTTGTCACGATATCAGTACGCGCACGGTTAAATATCAAATTACTTTTTATCACAATCATTTTTTAATGGGCTTAAAAAATCTTACTTCTTTCCAAGCAATAAGATTATTTTGGCGCGTGTATCAGTATCAAGTTTTAGGATTACCTCCCAGCACGAAAAAAAGTTCTTTGTCCATTGCTTTAGCACGAACAGTTTCTTATAAATTAGGCTTTCTTAGCGCTCTAAAAACGCTGATTCAATCTCTATGGGATGACGGCCAAATTTACAGCAGGATGGATCGTTAA
- a CDS encoding response regulator transcription factor, whose protein sequence is MGSVGIQIIEGNPHLRSLLGWHLQQVGYRVYQSASLYQAKEVFHLRQPTLVIIDSDLPDGDGLEFCGWLLREQQPYILMLSARNAEADIVAGLKAGADDYLTKPFGMQEFLARIEALVRRNRITIPPAYLDYGDLKIDLVQRRVRFKDELIDLTPQEFSLLYVLAQANGMALSRSELLHRAWPDAIDNPRTIDTHVLSLRKKLEIDPRQPSLIQTVRNVGYRFNPEFLNRYASGVEERAAKRERVDEHRSRAELPISSYQ, encoded by the coding sequence GTGGGATCTGTAGGTATTCAAATTATAGAAGGTAACCCGCATCTGCGATCGCTGCTCGGCTGGCACTTGCAGCAGGTAGGATATCGGGTTTATCAATCCGCCAGCCTCTATCAAGCTAAAGAAGTGTTTCATCTTCGTCAGCCAACACTTGTAATTATCGATTCGGATTTGCCCGATGGCGATGGTTTAGAGTTTTGCGGCTGGCTGCTGCGGGAACAACAGCCATATATTTTGATGCTTTCCGCACGCAATGCGGAAGCCGATATCGTGGCTGGGTTAAAAGCAGGTGCAGATGACTATCTAACTAAACCGTTCGGGATGCAAGAGTTTCTGGCCCGAATTGAGGCGTTGGTAAGACGCAACCGAATCACGATACCGCCAGCCTATCTTGATTATGGCGATCTCAAAATTGATTTAGTGCAACGGCGCGTCCGGTTTAAAGATGAACTTATCGATCTAACACCTCAAGAGTTCAGTCTGTTATACGTCCTAGCGCAAGCAAACGGAATGGCGCTCAGCCGTTCGGAATTGCTGCATAGGGCTTGGCCAGATGCCATTGATAACCCGCGCACGATCGATACTCACGTTCTTTCTCTGCGGAAAAAGCTGGAAATCGATCCAAGGCAACCCAGTTTGATTCAAACTGTCCGAAATGTCGGTTACAGGTTTAACCCGGAGTTTCTCAACCGCTATGCCTCTGGTGTAGAAGAGCGAGCAGCGAAAAGAGAAAGAGTAGATGAACATAGGAGTAGAGCGGAATTGCCAATTAGTAGTTACCAATAA
- the glpX gene encoding class II fructose-bisphosphatase, producing MENTLGLEIIEVVEQAAIASARWMGKGEKNTADHVAVEAMRERMNKIHMRGRIVIGEGERDEAPMLYIGEEVGICTREDAKNYCNPDELVEIDIAVDPCEGTNLVAYGQNGSMAVLAISEKGGLFAAPDFYMKKLAAPPAAKGHVDINKSATQNLKILAECLNRSVEELVVVVMDRPRHKELIQEIRQVGARVRLISDGDVSAAISCAFSGTNIHALMGIGAAPEGVISAAAMRCLGGHFQGQLIYDPEVVKTGLIGESREGNIARLKSMGINDPDKVYDADELASGNTVLFAASGITPGTLMEGVRFFHGGARTHSLVISTQSKTARFVDTIHLFDEPKALQLR from the coding sequence GTGGAGAATACGTTAGGTTTAGAGATTATAGAGGTAGTAGAGCAAGCAGCGATCGCATCTGCCCGTTGGATGGGTAAAGGCGAGAAAAACACCGCTGACCACGTAGCTGTAGAAGCTATGCGGGAACGGATGAACAAAATTCATATGCGCGGTCGCATCGTGATTGGAGAAGGGGAAAGAGACGAAGCCCCCATGCTCTACATTGGTGAAGAAGTGGGCATTTGTACTCGCGAAGACGCCAAAAATTACTGCAATCCAGATGAACTAGTAGAAATTGACATCGCCGTTGACCCTTGCGAAGGCACGAACTTAGTTGCTTACGGTCAAAACGGTTCGATGGCAGTATTGGCAATTTCAGAAAAAGGCGGCTTGTTTGCTGCGCCTGACTTCTACATGAAGAAGTTAGCCGCTCCCCCAGCCGCTAAGGGCCACGTCGATATCAACAAGTCCGCTACTCAAAACCTGAAAATTCTGGCTGAGTGTTTGAATCGCTCTGTTGAAGAACTGGTAGTAGTGGTGATGGACAGACCCCGCCACAAAGAACTAATTCAAGAAATTCGCCAAGTTGGGGCGAGAGTGCGTTTGATCAGCGATGGAGACGTTTCTGCCGCCATTTCCTGCGCTTTTTCAGGTACTAACATTCATGCTCTGATGGGTATTGGTGCTGCACCAGAAGGCGTGATCTCAGCTGCCGCTATGCGTTGTTTGGGAGGACACTTCCAAGGACAATTGATCTACGATCCAGAAGTAGTGAAAACTGGCTTGATTGGTGAAAGCAGAGAAGGTAACATCGCTCGCCTGAAAAGCATGGGTATCAATGACCCTGACAAGGTTTACGATGCTGATGAACTAGCTTCTGGCAATACGGTGTTATTTGCAGCCTCCGGTATCACCCCCGGTACTTTGATGGAAGGCGTGCGTTTCTTCCACGGAGGAGCCCGGACTCATAGCTTGGTAATTTCTACTCAGTCGAAAACGGCTCGGTTTGTAGATACCATCCACTTGTTTGACGAACCGAAAGCTCTGCAATTGAGATAA
- a CDS encoding mCpol domain-containing protein: protein MSKLYIAVDGDDVGHYLEYLMLKNDTNELTQFATKYKQTMEWFAQTVEQTFEASFIFEGGDNLLFFVDEKNFSIEKLEIFRSDFANRVGRTLSIGLGYNARESYFALKLCKVSGKNCICRYEELNNA, encoded by the coding sequence ATGTCCAAACTCTATATTGCTGTTGACGGAGATGATGTTGGCCACTATCTAGAATATCTAATGCTTAAAAATGATACAAATGAACTTACTCAGTTTGCGACCAAATACAAGCAGACAATGGAATGGTTTGCTCAAACAGTTGAACAAACCTTTGAGGCGTCTTTCATATTTGAGGGCGGGGACAATTTGCTTTTTTTTGTAGATGAAAAGAATTTTTCTATCGAAAAACTTGAAATTTTTCGCTCAGACTTTGCCAATCGTGTAGGTCGAACTCTCTCAATCGGCCTTGGATATAATGCTCGTGAGTCATATTTTGCGTTGAAACTATGTAAAGTCAGTGGGAAAAACTGTATTTGCCGTTATGAGGAACTAAACAATGCCTAA
- the grxD gene encoding Grx4 family monothiol glutaredoxin gives MTPELKERLDNLIHQNKILVFMKGSKLMPQCGFSNNVVQILNSLGVPYETVDVLQDYEIRQGIKEYSNWPTIPQIYINGEFVGGSDIAIELYQKGELQQMVEVALAS, from the coding sequence ATGACCCCGGAACTCAAAGAACGACTCGATAACTTGATTCACCAGAACAAAATTTTAGTATTTATGAAGGGCAGCAAACTGATGCCCCAATGTGGTTTTTCTAACAATGTGGTACAGATTCTCAATTCTTTAGGTGTACCATACGAAACCGTTGACGTTCTACAAGACTATGAAATTCGGCAAGGAATTAAAGAGTATTCTAACTGGCCGACCATACCCCAAATCTATATCAATGGAGAGTTTGTAGGTGGCTCTGATATCGCGATCGAACTTTATCAAAAAGGTGAATTGCAACAAATGGTAGAAGTTGCCTTAGCTTCCTAA
- the hpsL gene encoding hormogonium polysaccharide biosynthesis protein HpsL: MPKQKSKTKSKKKTAESGPTLSLKEQLAQKRKATKERKELISFITKTFFGAVFIGMMLFPIGGVKAAAASSLGIMCLAFSFKYPLPALWAFLIYMPFAGTIVYAIGNSPILQLAKDGFYIPGLIAIVQECQRKRLPVIIPKGLKPSLMILLACCLVTLFLVNGSQQLSAQQVALLAKKPPEKPFAMGILGLKVLMGYIPLITCAYYMIRDKKDFLRVTRLHVILALICFGLCFIQYIFLETGRCAGTRFAEGADLFKASLEARCLVGGSLLYSPQQGVIRLPGTFVAPWQWGWFIISNAYITYATAFSDPSAFWRILGLLGMAGDLLVAVISGQRIALLLAPVSMVILLILTGQVANLKKFIPIAVGLAVLLGIGAFLYPDIVQERIDSFSNRWEESPADEFILYQFEFTWRNLKGSLIGLGLGRATNSARVFGDTALIETWFPKVMHEIGPIGLIAFLGFVTAVTVFTFKAYRSLKDPNLRSFAASYWVFVLFISYQTYYYPLDVDPVAVYYWFFAGVILKMPDLEKQGKLKDEEDANKNSKKNRNKRR; the protein is encoded by the coding sequence ATGCCCAAGCAAAAATCTAAGACCAAATCAAAAAAGAAAACAGCCGAATCAGGGCCAACTTTAAGTTTAAAGGAACAGTTAGCGCAGAAAAGAAAAGCGACTAAAGAGCGGAAAGAACTAATTAGTTTTATCACCAAAACTTTTTTTGGTGCGGTCTTCATTGGTATGATGCTGTTTCCGATCGGTGGTGTGAAGGCAGCAGCAGCAAGTAGTTTAGGTATAATGTGCCTCGCCTTTTCCTTTAAGTACCCTTTACCCGCTCTTTGGGCATTCCTCATCTATATGCCTTTTGCTGGCACGATCGTTTACGCGATCGGCAATAGCCCGATCTTACAGTTGGCAAAGGATGGTTTCTACATTCCGGGATTGATTGCGATCGTTCAAGAATGTCAGCGTAAAAGATTACCAGTAATTATTCCGAAAGGTCTTAAACCATCATTAATGATTTTGTTAGCTTGTTGCTTGGTAACCTTATTTTTAGTTAACGGTTCCCAACAGTTGAGCGCCCAACAAGTAGCTTTGCTGGCTAAAAAGCCGCCCGAAAAACCTTTCGCAATGGGAATTTTAGGTTTAAAAGTGTTAATGGGGTATATTCCCTTAATCACTTGTGCCTATTACATGATTCGCGACAAAAAAGACTTTCTTCGCGTAACAAGATTGCACGTTATTTTGGCATTAATTTGCTTCGGCCTTTGTTTCATACAATATATATTTCTTGAAACTGGGCGATGCGCTGGTACTAGATTTGCAGAAGGAGCGGACTTATTTAAAGCTTCATTAGAAGCTCGATGTTTGGTAGGTGGCTCTTTACTTTATAGTCCTCAACAAGGAGTAATTCGCTTACCGGGAACTTTTGTAGCTCCTTGGCAATGGGGCTGGTTTATTATTTCTAATGCCTACATTACATATGCCACAGCTTTTAGCGATCCTTCTGCTTTTTGGCGAATTCTCGGCTTGTTGGGAATGGCTGGAGACTTGCTAGTAGCAGTTATTTCCGGTCAAAGAATTGCTCTACTGCTTGCTCCAGTTTCTATGGTAATTTTATTAATTTTAACCGGACAAGTTGCTAATCTTAAAAAGTTTATACCTATTGCAGTTGGACTAGCTGTTTTATTAGGAATTGGGGCATTTCTTTATCCTGATATTGTCCAAGAACGGATCGATAGTTTCTCCAATCGTTGGGAAGAATCGCCAGCAGATGAGTTTATCCTTTATCAGTTTGAGTTTACCTGGAGAAACCTAAAGGGTTCTTTAATAGGTCTAGGATTAGGCAGGGCGACCAATTCGGCTCGCGTATTTGGTGATACCGCTCTGATCGAAACTTGGTTTCCTAAGGTAATGCACGAAATTGGGCCGATCGGCCTGATTGCTTTTTTGGGTTTTGTTACTGCTGTAACTGTTTTTACTTTTAAAGCTTACCGCTCTTTGAAAGATCCTAATTTGCGTTCTTTCGCTGCTTCTTATTGGGTGTTTGTTTTGTTTATTAGCTACCAAACTTATTACTATCCTTTGGATGTCGATCCGGTAGCCGTTTATTATTGGTTTTTTGCTGGGGTAATTCTAAAAATGCCAGACTTGGAGAAGCAAGGTAAATTAAAAGATGAAGAAGATGCCAATAAAAACTCCAAGAAAAACCGGAATAAACGAAGGTGA
- the hpsP gene encoding hormogonium polysaccharide biosynthesis glycosyltransferase HpsP, producing MRILQIVPSISLVYGGPSQMVLGLSSALAKEGVEVLILTTDSNGDTGQAPLDVPLNRPVEQDGYQIRYFRCSPFRRYKFSLDLLKWLSRYASDYDLAHIHALFSPVSSFAARVARSQNLPYILRPLGTLDPADLQKKKRLKQIYAALLEKPNIAGAAAIHFTSTLEAKVSERFGVNTRDLVIPLGVTGNSRTEVITTNLPAKSEVPQILFMSRIDPKKGLDLLIPALENILAEGIDFQFILAGANPQDPDYEEKIKARIDSSPLKSHTTITGFVTGDRKISLLQNADLFVLPSYYENFGIAVAEAMAAGKPVVISDGVYIWEDVKNAEAGWVCSLTVESLTDNLRLALQNKTERENRGVKAREYALKEYSWNAIAKQTIQAYKEILSLNVKEK from the coding sequence ATGCGAATTTTACAAATTGTGCCTTCAATTTCTTTAGTTTATGGTGGCCCCAGTCAGATGGTGCTGGGTCTTTCCTCTGCTTTGGCTAAAGAGGGTGTTGAAGTACTAATTCTTACAACTGATAGTAATGGTGATACTGGTCAAGCACCTCTGGATGTTCCTTTGAACCGGCCTGTGGAGCAGGATGGATACCAAATCAGGTATTTTCGTTGTTCGCCGTTTCGTAGGTATAAATTTTCTCTGGATTTATTGAAATGGTTAAGTAGGTACGCTTCTGATTACGATCTGGCTCATATTCATGCGTTGTTTTCGCCAGTATCTTCGTTTGCTGCTAGGGTAGCACGATCGCAAAATCTACCCTACATTCTCCGTCCTCTGGGTACGCTCGATCCCGCAGATTTGCAGAAAAAAAAGCGATTGAAGCAGATTTATGCTGCTTTACTGGAAAAGCCAAATATCGCAGGTGCAGCGGCAATTCACTTTACTAGTACCTTAGAAGCTAAGGTTTCCGAACGTTTTGGAGTAAACACAAGGGATTTAGTGATTCCGTTAGGAGTAACGGGGAATTCGAGGACTGAAGTCATCACTACGAACTTACCAGCAAAATCGGAAGTCCCGCAAATACTTTTTATGTCGAGAATAGATCCTAAAAAAGGATTGGATTTGCTGATTCCGGCTTTAGAAAATATTTTGGCAGAAGGGATAGATTTTCAATTTATCTTAGCAGGTGCTAATCCTCAAGACCCTGATTATGAAGAGAAAATTAAAGCACGAATTGATAGTTCACCGCTCAAATCTCATACTACGATAACTGGATTTGTAACAGGCGATCGCAAAATTTCTTTACTACAAAATGCCGATTTATTCGTGTTACCTTCTTATTACGAAAACTTTGGTATTGCTGTAGCAGAAGCGATGGCAGCAGGTAAACCAGTAGTAATTTCCGACGGAGTTTATATTTGGGAAGATGTGAAAAATGCCGAAGCTGGTTGGGTTTGCTCTTTAACAGTTGAATCCCTTACTGATAATTTGCGTTTGGCACTACAAAATAAGACAGAAAGAGAAAACAGAGGTGTAAAAGCGCGAGAGTATGCTTTAAAAGAATATAGTTGGAATGCGATCGCAAAACAAACCATTCAAGCATACAAGGAAATTTTGTCATTAAATGTGAAGGAAAAATAA
- a CDS encoding glutamyl-tRNA reductase, protein MNIAVVGLSHKTAPVEIREKLSIPEPQMENAIAQLLSYPNIEEVAILSTCNRMEIYIVTSETEPGVREVSQFLCEFSKLPLHELRKHLFILLHEDAVMHLMRVSAGLDSLVLGEGQILAQVKNTHKVCQQYKGVGRILNRLLNQAITAGKRVRTETSIGTGAVSISSAAVELAQLKVANLAPYKVAILGAGKMSRLLVQHLISKGATNISIINRSMTRAEELANKFADEVKLQLHPLSEMMRVIAESDIVFTSTAATEPLLNRSKLEAILDPSLPLMLIDISVPRNVDSDVNQLDNVKAFNVDDLKAVVAQNQESRRQMAREAEVLLEEEVQAFDVWWRSLETVSTISCLRNKMETIRAQELEKALSRLGTEFAEKHQEVIEALTRGIINKILHDPMVQLRAQQDIEARRKAMQTLHLLFNLEPEPQSKEQYS, encoded by the coding sequence ATGAATATTGCAGTCGTAGGTCTCAGCCACAAAACAGCGCCAGTTGAAATCCGGGAAAAACTGAGCATTCCAGAACCGCAGATGGAAAATGCGATCGCGCAACTGCTCAGTTATCCTAACATCGAAGAAGTCGCCATTCTCAGCACTTGTAACCGGATGGAAATTTACATCGTTACTAGTGAAACTGAGCCAGGGGTGCGGGAAGTTTCCCAGTTCCTCTGCGAATTTAGCAAACTACCATTGCACGAACTAAGAAAACACCTGTTTATCTTGCTCCACGAAGATGCAGTAATGCACTTAATGCGAGTATCCGCAGGTTTAGATAGTCTGGTATTGGGAGAAGGCCAAATTCTGGCACAAGTTAAAAATACCCATAAAGTATGCCAGCAATATAAAGGAGTCGGACGCATCCTTAACCGACTGCTCAATCAAGCTATTACTGCTGGAAAAAGAGTTCGCACTGAAACTAGCATCGGTACGGGTGCGGTTTCCATCAGTTCGGCTGCTGTAGAATTGGCACAATTAAAAGTAGCTAATTTAGCTCCTTATAAAGTGGCAATTTTAGGTGCAGGCAAAATGTCTCGCCTATTAGTGCAACACTTGATAAGTAAAGGAGCAACCAACATCTCCATTATCAATCGCTCGATGACTAGAGCGGAAGAATTGGCAAATAAGTTTGCTGATGAAGTAAAATTGCAACTGCATCCGCTATCAGAAATGATGCGAGTAATCGCAGAATCCGATATCGTTTTTACCAGTACTGCGGCTACTGAACCGCTGTTAAATCGCTCGAAATTAGAGGCAATTCTCGACCCTAGTTTGCCTTTGATGTTGATCGATATTTCAGTTCCTCGTAACGTTGATAGCGATGTGAATCAGCTAGATAACGTGAAAGCTTTCAATGTCGATGATTTGAAAGCTGTAGTAGCTCAAAATCAGGAAAGTCGCAGGCAAATGGCGCGAGAAGCAGAAGTGCTTCTAGAAGAAGAAGTGCAAGCTTTTGATGTGTGGTGGCGCAGTCTAGAAACGGTTTCTACCATCAGTTGTTTGCGGAATAAAATGGAAACTATCCGCGCACAAGAGTTAGAAAAAGCGTTGTCTCGTCTCGGCACTGAATTTGCTGAAAAGCATCAAGAAGTGATCGAAGCTTTAACAAGGGGTATTATCAACAAAATTCTGCACGATCCGATGGTACAACTACGGGCGCAGCAGGATATTGAAGCCAGAAGAAAAGCAATGCAAACTTTGCATTTGTTGTTTAATTTAGAACCAGAACCGCAATCAAAAGAACAATATAGCTGA
- a CDS encoding 1-acyl-sn-glycerol-3-phosphate acyltransferase, translating into MMIPLDSSTRALASSTPSKVTSVTSGVAPWLSQLAYPLGRHLVLPFYFGKISVTGRENLPKEGPVILAPTHRSRWDSFMVPYAAGRDITGRDLRFMVSANEIAGLQGWFIRRFGGFPVDTEHPGISSIRHGIELLQQGETLVLFPEGNIFRDNCIHPLKMGLAWIALQTESNQPGLGIKIVPISIKYQESIPHRGCDVDIRIGSPLDAADYRSDTVKKNALRLTNDLQNALKILHEG; encoded by the coding sequence ATGATGATTCCTCTTGACTCTTCTACACGCGCTCTTGCTAGTTCCACACCTTCCAAAGTAACAAGCGTTACTTCTGGCGTCGCACCCTGGCTAAGTCAGTTAGCTTATCCCTTGGGGCGTCACCTTGTTTTACCTTTTTATTTCGGTAAGATTTCCGTAACGGGTCGAGAAAATTTGCCAAAAGAAGGGCCAGTAATTCTCGCTCCTACCCATCGGTCTCGCTGGGATTCATTTATGGTTCCCTATGCAGCAGGTAGAGATATTACAGGGCGAGATTTGCGTTTTATGGTTTCTGCTAACGAAATCGCTGGCTTACAAGGCTGGTTTATCCGCCGCTTTGGAGGCTTCCCAGTAGACACCGAGCATCCTGGAATTAGTAGCATTAGGCATGGAATTGAACTACTACAACAGGGAGAAACCCTAGTTTTATTTCCAGAAGGCAACATCTTCCGCGATAACTGTATTCACCCCCTAAAAATGGGATTGGCTTGGATAGCTTTGCAAACAGAATCGAATCAACCAGGTTTAGGCATTAAAATTGTCCCGATTAGTATTAAATATCAAGAATCCATTCCTCATCGGGGTTGCGATGTCGATATCCGCATTGGTTCGCCCTTAGATGCGGCTGATTACCGCAGCGATACAGTGAAGAAAAATGCTTTGCGTCTAACCAATGATTTACAAAATGCTTTAAAAATACTACATGAAGGCTAA
- the grxC gene encoding glutaredoxin 3: MLDFLNPILGRHPERIKANVEIYTWQTCPYCIRAKMLLWWKGVNYSEYKIDGDDAARNQMAQRANGRRTVPQIFINNQHIGGCDDIYQLDGEGKLDPLLTQPAL, encoded by the coding sequence ATGCTCGACTTCCTCAACCCAATTTTAGGACGCCACCCGGAACGCATCAAAGCCAATGTAGAAATCTACACTTGGCAAACTTGCCCCTACTGCATCCGCGCCAAAATGCTCCTCTGGTGGAAAGGCGTCAACTATAGCGAATACAAAATAGATGGCGATGACGCAGCGAGAAACCAAATGGCCCAACGCGCTAACGGACGCCGCACCGTACCCCAAATTTTCATCAATAATCAGCATATCGGTGGATGCGATGATATTTATCAACTCGATGGAGAAGGCAAATTAGACCCATTACTCACCCAGCCAGCCCTTTAA